The following proteins are co-located in the Malus sylvestris chromosome 13, drMalSylv7.2, whole genome shotgun sequence genome:
- the LOC126596615 gene encoding hydroxyethylthiazole kinase, whose protein sequence is MESKSNFKAEEEDPEAIVWAQKAWALLSSVRAKSPLIQCITNFVSMDLMANTLLSAGASPAMLHSIEELPDFTPQVHALCVNVGTLSADWLPAMKVAAELAHNSGKPWVLDPVAAGASGFRLKACLELVELKPTVIRGNASEIIALANASVGPTKGADSSHESTDAVESAKSLAQSSGALVAVSGAVDIVTDGKRVVGARNGVAMLTKITATGCSVTALIAAFVAVDQSHVLEATASALSIFGIASEVGMKLAKGPASLRMHLIDSLYRLDEVCVLSHVKIGSLS, encoded by the exons ATGGAGAGCAAGTCCAACTTCAAGGCAGAAGAAGAAGATCCAGAGGCAATCGTGTGGGCCCAGAAAGCATGGGCCCTACTATCTTCAGTTCGAGCCAAATCACCGCTCATCCAGTGCATCACCAACTTCGTGTCAATGGATCTGATGGCCAACACTCTCTTGTCCGCGGGTGCATCACCCGCCATGCTCCACTCCATAGAAGAACTCCCCGACTTCACGCCTCAGGTCCACGCGCTCTGCGTCAACGTGGGCACGCTCTCCGCCGACTGGTTACCGGCCATGAAGGTCGCCGCTGAACTGGCGCACAACTCCGGCAAGCCTTGGGTTCTCGATCCAGTTGCCGCCGGCGCCTCAGGTTTCCGGTTGAAGGCTTGTTTGGAGCTTGTGGAGCTTAAGCCTACTGTTATTAGGGGAAATGCGTCCGAGATTATCGCCCTCGCCAATGCTTCTGTGGGACCTACCAAG GGGGCAGACAGTTCCCATGAATCAACAGATGCAGTTGAATCAGCAAAATCACTGGCTCAATCCAGTGGTGCCTTAGTTGCGGTTTCTGGAGCTGTCGACATTGTTACAGATGGGAAGAGAGTTGTTGGTGCTCGTAATGGGGTTGCCATGTTGACAAAGATCACGGCAACCGGATGTTCAGTCACTGCCCTGATTGCTGCCTTTGTTGCTGTTGATCAATCTCATGTTTTGGAAGCTACAGCTTCTGCATTATCGATATTTGGGATTGCGAGCGAGGTGGGAATGAAACTGGCAAAGGGTCCAGCTTCATTGCGGATGCACTTGATAGATTCACTCTACAGGCTCGATGAAGTATGTGTGCTTTCTCATGTTAAAATCGGCAGCTTGTCATGA